The genomic DNA TGACGGTAAAATGTTTATTGGAGGCTTGAGCTGGGATACAAGCAAGAAAGATCTGACTGAATATTTGTCTCGATTTGGAGAGGTTGTAGACTGCACAATTAAAACAGATCCAGTCACTGGAAGATCAAGAGGATTTGGATTTGTGCTTTTCAAAGATGCTGCTAGTGTTGATAAGGTTTTGGAACTGAAAGAACACAAACTGGATGGCAAATTGATAGACCCCAAAAGGGCgaaggctttaaaagggaaagaacCCCCTAAAAAAGTTTTTGTGGGTGGATTGAGCCCAGATActtctgaagagcaaataaaagaatattttggagCATTTGGAGAGATCGAAAACATTGAACTTCCCATggatacaaaaacaaatgaaagaagaggaTTTTGTTTTATCACATATACAGATGAAGAGCcagtaaagaaattattagaaagcAGATACCATCAAATTGGTTCTGGAAAGTGTGAAATCAAAGTTGCACAACCCAAAGAGGTATATAggcagcaacagcaacaacagaaaggaggaagaggagctgcagctgctggACGAGGTGGTACAAGGGGTCGAGGACGAGGTCAGGGCCAAAACTGGAACCAAGGATTTAATAACTATTACGATCAAGGATACGGAAATTACAATAGTGCCTATGGTTGTGATCAGAACTATAGTGGCTATGGCGGATATGATTATACTGGGTATAACTATGGGAACTATGGATATGGACAGGGATATACAGACTACAGTGGCCAGCAGAGCACATATGGCAAGGCATCTCGAGGGGGTGGCAATCACCAAAACAATTACCAGCCATACTAAAAGAGGACCttggagaaaagaggaggaaatactaAAGTAACCCATCTTGCAGGACGATGTTGAAGATTGGTCTTCTGTTGATCTaagatgattattttgtaaaagacTTTCTAGTGTACAAGACACAACTGTCCAACTGTATATAGCTGCcaattagttttctttgtttttactttgtcctTTGCTATCTGTGTTATGCCTTGGTGTGGATTTgtttatacaaattttatttgtatgatttcatgttaaacctcaaataaatgcttccttatgtgaaaaaaaaaattgcattaacaaaaataaaataaaatatgtatgaagAACTCacttctaaaagaaaaatcaatattgTAGCTATAACCCCAGATTTGCTGGTTGCTTCTTCAGATTCCTAATAGAAACTATGGTTCATAAATGACAGACACCTAAATTCTGAGGCAGAGCAATATTTATAATGGTCAGATTTTGAAAAACTCATTTGTTGGATCTGAGAGTTAGCCTTGTAAATTCTAGATGTGGGCTTAGAATCGCCTACATGAATTGGTACCAGAGGAGTCTTAGTAGCACTAATTGACAAGGGGATAGGGTGTGTGAGGGCTTGCTAGCACTAGCAAACCTGGAGAAAAATCTCAGCAGGTGCTTGAGGAATGAAATGAAGGGGACTCACATTCAGAAGCAATATCAGGTACACTTGGGGTTGACCACTCATAAAACTCATGAATGCGGTATTATCAGTCTGCATTATTCAGAGAGGCACATTTGGGGGCAGGAATAATATAGcagattggataatttttattgttgatgGGACTCCATCTTCCCTACACAACTGCTTTCTTCCTTTCAGTGATATTTTCTGTCAATCCCATCTCCCTTGCTGTGTGCCACTACAATATCCCACTGATTAATACCTGCTGAGGTATTTGCTGACACTAAAGTTTCAGCTCATAATTTCTTCATTGGAACCTTCCAGAAGACAGAAAACCACATGGACAAGAATCTGAACTCCCAGAAAGCAGGCAAAATGGTTCCATACATGTTTCCTCATGATACAGTCATAAAAATAATATCACAGAAATGATTAGACTGGTTTTGACAGTGTGTGATGGAGTAAGGGTGTGGGATGGTGAGATGGGAGCTGAAGCTGTGAGggtatgagatgcagtgaaggtaTGTGAGGCTGAGGGTTGTCGTGTTGTAATGGTGGGTGATGCCTTGCAGTTCCGTGATTCCAGGAGGTTGGGTGAGGCCGTATGGGAAGGTAAGGCCACGAGGGTGGGtgaggctgggagggagggagggtgatgTATTTATGGGGTGGTGATCCTGTGAACCATGAAGCTAAATGACTTGTTGGTCCCCTTTGCATACTGCAGAGTTTATTccgaaaaaaaaaatcaaattgattTCATTAAATAATGATCATTTCCCAGAAAGCAGGTGATTTGCCAGATGTATAAGTGGAAAGAGAAATTAGGGGGAAAAGGCCTTGCATTTGGAAGCTGATGGCAGGCTTAGATCTTCCCTAAAGAGATGTCTCATTTTGTGTTttctggttttaattttgataatacATGATTTTGCCCCAGGCCACCTTTACTTGGAAAAGAAGTTCTTTTTATAAATCAATTCctatttttgaaatttcacaTGATCATTTTTACAGAAATTAGTGTCTATTGAAAAGTCTGACTTCCAGTGCAAGACTTGATGGTGAAAATATATACATTGTGTATAATCTATGATtctaatattttttcctctttagatAAACCCAGAAGCTTTCAAAAGTTTGCAAATGACAGATTCTTAATATACAtaccattccaagacatatttaTATTGAGTAATaggacttttaaaaatgcaattgaaaatccttttatttcttataaaactTCTGTTTACATGGCTTCTTCCTTATCTTCCCaaggaattttgttttaaattttgtaagtTTGGAGGCTTAATATAGTGTTTGTAATTCAGAAAATAGCAGATCCTACATATTCTGGAGTGAAAGACTTTTTACTTTATCTGAATTGCATCAGAGATATATATATACTTCCTATGGGGGCGGAATGACAATGTGTCACTTAGCTTCTGAATTTGAGTCTCCCTGATATAAATCTTGTGTCCCCGAGCTTACCGACTTACACTTTAAGTAACGTTGATCATTGTCTTTACAATAAAAAGCGAACAGACAAACCGTTCAGAGGTCAGTATATTACTATGCACACCATCCCTGCATCTCCCTTTCAAGAGACATGCAGGTCCTGACACGGGAGAGAGAACGTGGCCAGATTTCCGTGGACCTGAGCTCTGACAGTACTTACTGGCACCAGCCCTGGTTATCCTTTACATGCCCCGCCTCTTCCCATACTCCTTGCTCCATGTCTTCTTTCCACATCAATGGCTCCAAGTCCTGTGATTTTTCCCTGTCAAGTCTAATCATGACACCTGCCTACTGTGTacacagaggaaaataaaatgccaCTGGAGACTACCATTCCAGCCTCTCTGTGGAATCTGCAGAGAATGATAGAACAGAACACACTAAACGCAGCGTACAGTTACTTTACGGTAAGTTAGGTGTGTACATGCACAAAGTCCATAGGAAATACTGTCTTAGCTCTTAGAAAGAATAACAACATAAATACAATTAGTAACTAAAGTGTTACACATCTTTGCCCATCAAGATCTTTAAAAATGCTTAGTGCATTGGATTATTAAATACAGCTTTCAAGGACATTATCAGAACGAAAGATTAACTTATCCAGGATCAGCCCCTTTAATCATAAATAGGAAATAAGATGAGAAGACAGATGCTATAATGACCtacaaataaatcaaagaagacagagagtgTTAATGTAATGAATATAAAACATGTGACATGATACTGAAATTAAATTTTAGCTATAGAAATGTCGGGTGATTGATAGTATCTTGGTGGAATGACCTTAGCATTAAAGGGACACAGGAGTTCAAAATGGAATACGGCAGAGTACCTCCGGGAAGTTTATCGAAACTAACTTTGAACGTGGCTCTTTGTGCTGTTGGTTCAGGGATGGTTTCTTACCCACTGTCCACACGTGAGAAGGATGGACCTGTATGGAACAATGGAAGTGGCAATTATAGTTTTGTGTTGGTAACTCAGGATCCCAAGTGTGCCGCATCTAATAACCTGCATCAGCCTAACAAATGTATTTCATGGTTGAtgttctttgtgttcatctaatttaatatcttttattaaaaaaatcaagaaagggCACATGTGGATATGTCTTTCACTTACGGTTTTTGCAATTGTGATCATACAGTTTCAAATATTACTGGAGGTAAAGATTTGATAGTTCTCTGGGGCACTTCAGTGAAGTTATAAACTAGTCCCAGTGATCTGCAAGTAGAATCTTCCAGCCTTGTAATCTTTGCAACATACAGCAACAAGCAGGCTGCATACACGAAATGGAAGGTGAAGCACAGTGGTTCTGAGTGGTTATCTATTCACATGTCCACACTTCATGTGGCAAAACTGACTATTTCCAGGCTGGCTGCTTAATCCCTTGAAtactttaatttcaaaataaggtATTAAATGCCCATTTTAGATTGATTCTAGAATCTCTTATGCTCTCTCTACTGAGTCAAAGCTTGAAAGAGTTGAGAGTTTCTAGTATTGGGTCAACTAACTTGGGAATTTGGGAACTTTACCTCTTGGTTCTTGGTACTCCATTCACAGGATGAAGGCTAACACTAAGAACTTTTCCAAATCTGACATTCCATGACTGGGATTCTGTAAAATCAGGTTGGGACTAAGTGCAAAAATATATTCTGCCTCTCTCCATTGCAGCAATTTCTTACCAAGGTTAAAACACACGGGGCACACATCGATGCATGCAAATGTACATTCAAATGATTGGAAAACATTCTTGTGTAAGAAGATTGCTTTGAGGAAGCTTTACTATGACTCTAGATCAGGGTTGGAAATTTTGTCTGTAAAGGgtcaggtagtaaatattttagctgATGGGCCATAAGATGTCTGCTAAAACTATTCAGCTTTTCTGGAGTAGCTTGACACAGCcatagaaaatatccaaatgacgGAGTATAactgtgctccaataaaactttacagaCCCACGAACATGCAACATTATTTGTTTGCTCTATCCCTAGAGGCAAAGTTATAATGAGGTAGAGGTAGTGGTTTTAAAACCACAGTCTCTAGAACCAGAGGGTCAGTTATTAACTGCTTGATCTTGGGAAGGTCACTTAACTTCTTTTGGACTTCAGTTTGCTGAGCTGTAAAATAAGCACTGTAATGACACCTTCATCagaaattaaatgagtaaatattttaaagggcCTAGAACAATGCGTGGCTCATACTAAGTGCTATTTAAgagttatttaaataaattaagaacaTAAGAATGATAATCTTCCTTGACAGGGGTTAGCTCGTTATATTAGAAATAAGAGTGAGCTTTAACAACACTAAAAAATAGGATTTACTTCTTACCTAAATAGCAGATCAAGATGATCTGTGAGGGGACTATCACATTAATAAAGATAATGAGGATCAGGACAAGGTCATTAGAAGGGGTAGAAAGAAATGAGATTCTAAAAATATAATGGAAGtaaaaaaaatgtcaattcttGACCAATTTTGGAGAGTGAGGCAGAGAAAGGAGTTTAGGATGATTCCTTGCTTTCCAAGTTCAGAGACTGGTAGGCGATAGAATTGCCATCTTTAATAAAGAACATAGGAACTGAAAATTTGATGCTGAGGTATTAATATATTGGGTGATTCCATTAAGCTCTCCTCAACCTTACCCCAAGCTGGGTTAGATGCAGCCCTTCAGTGCATAGCCTCTACATTGTACTTCCCCACTGGCATCATAGCTGTCTGTTCTCTATTTCCCTCAGTCACTGTGACTTTCTTAAGCCACACacaacaattgaaaaaaaaggatGTTATTGAAGTTCTAGAAATATGACGGAAAGTGTTGCATGGCCAAGGATTTGAGGATCACGCTGGCATAGCATGCCCCTACATAGTTGCACTTCACTTTTggttaaattaatgaataaatgagtaaaggATCAAGGAACCTTATTTTACTGGGGCCTATGATTTATACTAACTTAAGACTTACACTAATCTGTGTGTCTTCAAAGTCATGGAACACTGCCTCAGTCTGTCTTCTAAGCATGGAAACATGATACCTGCTGCCACAGTGACTGTGGGATAAAGACGACTGCCACAGCTGTATTCTCATGTGACTTTGGAGCAAGAGCTCTGAACCTTCATAGGATATGACTCAGGAGAGAGGCTGTTGGAGCAGATGGATCCAGCTGCCATTCCTAGAAAGGGAAGTTgtaaagaatgtgtgtgtgtgtgtgtgtgtgtgtgtgtgtgtgtgtgtgagagagagagagagagagagagagagagagagagagagagagatcatgcTGTCCACAAATCAGAATTCCAAAACATTCTAATTCCAAAAAGAATGAGTTCTATGGTGTTTACTACCATGTCACCTTTTTGGGTGACAAAGACCAAAAGATGTTTTGAAAATAGGAAAGAGCAGTTAAGAAAAGCAGAAGACAGATTATGAAGCTCCAACGTAAATCAAATTAATGAACACAAAGAACAGACGAAGTAGAACAAAAGCAATGTTTAAAAAGAtagtggctgagaattttccagaatgaaGAAAGGGTGGAATTGTTTGATTGATTGTCCACTCTGAGTTCCAtgtaagattaaaataaaaatccataccTGGATAGAGAGGAAAAAGTTAATTAATAATGAGTAAAATAAATTAGCTATCAAAGGATGACAGTTATTCTCATAGCAGACCCCTCAACATCAACAATTTAGGAGAGTGGACAATGGAGTAAAAGCTTTCAAATTACTGAGGGAAGAACACTCTCTATCTCAGTTCTTTATGCTGCTGTATTATCATCAAGAAggagaacaaaataaagatacATTCAGATATCTAAGACTAATATACTTTACAAACTATGGTATACTTCAGGAAAAAGCAAAGTAAACAGAAGGGATGAGATGTGTGATTCCAGAAACAGGAGTGACAGGAAAAAACGATTTTAAAAATCTTGCTGAAATTATTTAATGGTCATAAAAATACTAAAGTTCTATATAATAGTAATAGGGAatatgaagagaaggagaggagtTAAATATGCTAAGGTCCTTGTATTTCAGGGGAAGGTTAGAGGTACTGAACACTGGTTATATCATGTtagaaaatttataataaatacataagCCCAAACTGTCCACAGAGAGGACTATTACATGGATCATTGTCTGAACAGAATGAGCCGGAAAAAAGTCTGGACCAGGCAATATACAAATAATATCAAGAATTACAAATTTGGCATAATGATGTCTGGCAGAGAGATATTTTAAAGCCAGAAAATGCTATTTGCAACATTATACCAAAAAACTTGAAAAAGTAGATGACTAGGCACTTTTCTAGAAAAAATACCTTACCAAAATTGTCtcgagaaaaattttaaaaattaagccaaTAACTCTTAAAGGAAATCAATATATAGTCTAGTCTCTCTCTAATCCCTCCCATGAATGGCAACCAGACTAGACATTTTTACATATGGATTCTAATAAAACATCAAGGCAAGCTATACAGAGAatataagggaaagaaaattacCTAACCTATTTTATGAGGCAAATGTaaccttaaaaataaatctagacagggaaaaatgcaataaaaatgtaGACCAATTTTATTCATATGCAAAAGTCttaccaaaagaagaaagaatagcaAATGTAACAGTATTTCAAGAAAATACTGCACGAAGGGTGCACTTTGTCACACCAATGTAATATTGGTTTAACAGCAAAAAACTTACCATTGTGACATCTGACATTAatagattaaatgaaacaata from Choloepus didactylus isolate mChoDid1 chromosome 12, mChoDid1.pri, whole genome shotgun sequence includes the following:
- the LOC119507091 gene encoding heterogeneous nuclear ribonucleoprotein D-like, coding for MEDMNEYGNIEEFAEGSKINVSKNQQDDGKMFIGGLSWDTSKKDLTEYLSRFGEVVDCTIKTDPVTGRSRGFGFVLFKDAASVDKVLELKEHKLDGKLIDPKRAKALKGKEPPKKVFVGGLSPDTSEEQIKEYFGAFGEIENIELPMDTKTNERRGFCFITYTDEEPVKKLLESRYHQIGSGKCEIKVAQPKEVYRQQQQQQKGGRGAAAAGRGGTRGRGRGQGQNWNQGFNNYYDQGYGNYNSAYGCDQNYSGYGGYDYTGYNYGNYGYGQGYTDYSGQQSTYGKASRGGGNHQNNYQPY